GATCCTACAAATCAAGTTTTAAAATTGCTTGGTAAACAACCTTATTATAAATTACAAGCAAAAGAAGCAGTTAATTATCCAGTAGATGTTTTAGTTGCTCTTACTTCGAAATAATAAAAAAAGCTAGCATTTTGCTAGCTTTTTATTATTTGACCTATTTTCCTATTTTTTCACTTTCAAAACATATTGGTTCATTTTCATAAAAGAGTCCTATATATATAAGGGCTCTTTTTATATTTTCACTTATAATATCTTACAAAACTGTCATCTTGATGTAAGGTTATTAGATAGTTCATATACTATTTCAATGTAATAATAAAAATATAAGAAATCATAATAATTTTTAAGAGGTGAAAGTCATGAAAGGAAATAATATCTTATCTTCTTTAAGTTACATTAGTATCTTTTTTGCACCAATTCTAGTACCAATTATTATTTACTTTGTAGCAGAAGAAGAAGTGAAATATCATGCAAAAAAAGCATTATGGACACATCTAATTCCCTGTGTAACAGTCATCATTGGTCTTGCTATATCTGGAGTAGTTGGATTTAGTACATTAAGTGAAAATGCAATTGGAATTGCATTATTAATCGGAACTTTTGCTATTGCTTTTATCTTGAGTATTTACTATTTCATTTGGAATATAGTAAAAGGTATTAAGGTGTTAAAAGAAGCTTAGTCTATAAAGACTAAACTTATATTTCTAAAGAAGAGCGAATGCTTAAATCTTCTTTTTTAAGGTGGATTTGTACGAATTGAGGGGAGATAAAGAAATGACGATAAAAAAAGCTTGGTTATTCTTGCTTATGATGGTAATTGGTTTAACAGGATGTTCTATGATTAAAGAAGGTAAGAATTCAATTGACTATGCTCAAAAGGCAATAGATTATGTTAATGAAGTGAGTACGTTTGCAAATGAAGCGCCGGGATTAGCAGGAAAAGCAATCAACGATAGTGCCGCCCGCAAAGAATTAGAAACTAGACTGAGAGAAATTCAAAAGGATATTCCAGCTTTTAATGAATTGACACCTCCTGATGTAGCAAAGGATATTCATCAGCAAATTGTTGGATATAATGAAAAGTTAAATGAATTAATTGATACAACTATGAAGAAGGTAGAAGAAGGGAAAATGGATGTAGATCAATTCAAAAACTCGGAGCTTATGCAGACAATTCAACAAGTTCAAAAATTAAAAGATAAGATTCAAAATTTAGGTCAGTAAATAGGGTACCGCCCCATAATAAGAGCCGAATTTTCTACTCTAAGAAAAATTCGGCTCTTATTTTTTATAGATTAGTTGTTATTTTGCTTCTTCATATTCCTTCATTATTTTATAAAAAGTATTTTTCTTCAGTTGAAGTAGCTCCATAAATTTGACACCTGTTATTTCTCTATTTTTCCACTTTGGATAAGTTTCTTCTATTAGGAGGCACCATACACGCCTATCAACTTAAGAAAACAAGTTACACCCAAAAAAAATCCCTCAGACAAGCCAAGGGACCACTTATTTACATGAAAATATTGACGGTACAGATTTAATTTTTGGATAAACTCTATTCGATCCATAATCTTGTGAAAATTTTTAACAGAAACAACACCTGAAGGTTGTCGAAGCCATGATAAATACGAGAACTTGTCTCCTTTTCCTCATTTCTGTAATAAGGGATCCCGTCACATTGCCATCAAGTTAAGAAATTTTTTGTTCCCCAAAACGAGAAAAACGAACTGAATTCCATAACTATAAAGAGATAAAATTTTCGTTTTGAGGATACTTTAAAATATTAGCTTGATGGGCATGTATAGTGACCCTTTATAGCAATAAAACTAGCTTATGTAATATTGCATATTAAAATGTATTGATATATATGTAAGCGCTTACTATAATAAAGGTATAAAGATTTACAACATCTTACTATACAAAATAAGAGGAGGAAATAATATGGCAATCGCAATGGCAGTTCTAAAATTTTTAGGTGGAATCATCCCATTAGTAGGAGAGCTTTTAAAAGCAGTAATGTAAGTTCATTATCTTACTATACAAAAAAAGAGGAGGGAATAATATGGCAATCGCAATGGCAGTTTTAAAATTTTTAGGCGGAATCATCCCGTTAGTAGGAGAGCTTTTAAAAGCAGTAATGTAAGTTCATTATTCCGCAATTGCAATTATATATATAAATATCATACGAATGATCTGTATATCAAGAATGAATTGATGTGCAGATCATTCNNNNNNNNNNNNNNNNNNNNNNNNNNNNNNNNNNNNNNNNNNNNNNNNNNNNNNNNNNNNNNNNNNNNNNNNNNNNNNNNNNNNNNNNNNNNNNNNNNNNGTAAGGGAGTTTTTTCATCATTTCATATTCCTCCTATATAGGTTTTGATTGTAAGTTTATTTCTCCTTTAAAAGCGATATCTTTTGAAGCTAGTTCTGCATCGCTATGAATATCATTTCAACTTTGTTTAGCAGCCTTTAAATCATCAAGTATTAAAGAAAATTTATAGTGAAAGGCGAAGTCTTGAATCAGACTTCGCCTTTTCGTTATATAGGGATTTAC
This sequence is a window from Bacillus pseudomycoides DSM 12442. Protein-coding genes within it:
- a CDS encoding DUF4870 domain-containing protein; amino-acid sequence: MKGNNILSSLSYISIFFAPILVPIIIYFVAEEEVKYHAKKALWTHLIPCVTVIIGLAISGVVGFSTLSENAIGIALLIGTFAIAFILSIYYFIWNIVKGIKVLKEA
- a CDS encoding DUF6376 family protein, whose amino-acid sequence is MTIKKAWLFLLMMVIGLTGCSMIKEGKNSIDYAQKAIDYVNEVSTFANEAPGLAGKAINDSAARKELETRLREIQKDIPAFNELTPPDVAKDIHQQIVGYNEKLNELIDTTMKKVEEGKMDVDQFKNSELMQTIQQVQKLKDKIQNLGQ